The genomic interval TGACGCGCCAGCACCGGGCTCCGGGTGGCAAAAGGAGCCCCAATAATTCGATCACCTCCCCCGTGTCCGAAGACCTGGTCCTGAGCGTGTGTCTGTGGGATCCACATGCAGAAAGCCAGCAGGCAGGTTTGCAAAAGCACATATCGGATCATGATTCCTCGGGCTGTTGCAGACGGGTAAGTACTTCCTCATGAACCGTTCGCGCACGTTCGTCAAAAAGTACAAAGCGCACATGGCGCACGTGCCTGCATCGGGGGCCTTCTTCCAGGACCGTGCGCAGAGCCACCTGCGCGGCCTCCTCCAGAGGATAACCAAACACGCCGGTGGAAATAGCCGGAAAGGCCATCGAGCGCACGCCATGCGCATCGGCCACCTTCAGGGCGTTTCGGTAGGCTTCGGCCAGGATCTGATCCGAAGGGATATCGCGCCCATAGACAGGCCCCAGGACGTGGATCACGTACCGGTTGGGTAGACGAAAGCCTGGCGTAATCACCGCCTGGCCGGGACGGATCGGGGCCAGCGGACGACAGGCTTCAGCCAGCTCGGGCCCCGCTGCCCGATGGATGGCCCCGGCTACGCCACCTCCGGGCATCAGCTGCGCATTAGCAGCGTTGACTATAGCCTCCATGTCAGGCTGTCTGGTAATATCGCCCTGAACGATCTCCAGCGTCCAATCTCCCTGTTGCACACGCATAACGGCGTCTCACAATGGCCTGCAGGGTTCTCTTTGCAAAGATAAGATGTCTGCTTGCAAAGTGCAGCGCTTGCTACCAGCTGACTTTTATCCGACTTTTTTGTTTTTTAGGCAACAGAAGAAGACGAAAGTCTTGCTTGTGACGTACAAACGTCCATCGTCCTACCAACCGAACATGCTGAATCTGCGATGAAGCCTACCCATACTGTTACACCCCGACGCGTTGTCGTAACCGGTCTGGGCGCCATTACCCCGATCGGCCTTTCGCCGCAGGCGTTCTGGGAAGCCATGATGCGCGGCGAAAGTGGTGCCGGGTCGATTACCCGTTTCGATGCTTCCTGTTTTGACACACGCTTTGCCTGTGAGCTTAAAGGATTCGACCCCCTCAACTACATGGACCGCAAGCTGGCCCGCCGATTGGATCCCTATGCCCAGTATGCGCTGGCAGCGGCCCGGCAGGCGCTCAGCGATGCAGGGATCGATACAAGCACGCTGTCCGATAAAGCCCGAGAGCGCTTTGGCGTGGTGTTCGGCT from Rhodothermus sp. carries:
- a CDS encoding O-acetyl-ADP-ribose deacetylase, producing the protein MRVQQGDWTLEIVQGDITRQPDMEAIVNAANAQLMPGGGVAGAIHRAAGPELAEACRPLAPIRPGQAVITPGFRLPNRYVIHVLGPVYGRDIPSDQILAEAYRNALKVADAHGVRSMAFPAISTGVFGYPLEEAAQVALRTVLEEGPRCRHVRHVRFVLFDERARTVHEEVLTRLQQPEES